From the genome of Ignavibacteriales bacterium, one region includes:
- a CDS encoding heparan-alpha-glucosaminide N-acetyltransferase domain-containing protein: MENVTPLATKDSNSIKTTSAKRIESIDILRGIVMIIMALDHTRDFISVAHFNPVDLSLTTPAYFFTRWITHFCAPVFVFLAGTSAFLYGQRGKTKREVSRFLITRGLWLMFLELTIVRFGWQFNWEYTYSWVQVIWVLGVSMIVLAGLIHFSIKTITAFGLSMIIIHNLFDKITPDQLGIFGWSWQFLHYGGLIQFASKYEHFVSYPLIPWIGVMAVGYSFGTIILKAPEERNKILFRLGLSITITFLIVRGINIYGDPRPWTFQKNFLFTIMSFLNCEKYPPSLSYLLMTLGPAIISLVVLDRIKEGLKKIFLVFGRTPLLFYLVHVPVIHLAAVILALIQNRNIGFMFDNSDFSVWPNNYGLPLPGVYIIWLLVVVGMYPLCKWYADLKGRSKNKWLSYL, translated from the coding sequence TGAATCAATAGATATTCTCCGCGGAATTGTAATGATAATTATGGCTCTCGATCATACGCGGGATTTTATCTCTGTCGCTCACTTCAATCCGGTTGATCTTTCCTTAACAACACCGGCGTATTTTTTTACACGATGGATAACGCATTTCTGTGCGCCGGTATTTGTTTTTCTGGCAGGCACTTCCGCGTTTCTTTATGGTCAGCGGGGGAAAACGAAAAGAGAAGTATCAAGATTTTTAATAACGCGCGGATTGTGGCTGATGTTTTTAGAATTAACTATAGTTCGTTTCGGCTGGCAATTTAATTGGGAATATACATATTCGTGGGTGCAGGTCATCTGGGTCCTTGGAGTTTCGATGATTGTACTCGCCGGGCTGATTCATTTTTCTATAAAGACAATTACTGCATTCGGTTTATCAATGATAATCATACACAATCTGTTTGATAAAATAACGCCGGACCAACTTGGAATTTTTGGATGGAGCTGGCAGTTTCTGCATTACGGAGGATTAATTCAATTCGCCTCTAAGTATGAACACTTTGTGTCGTATCCGTTAATTCCGTGGATCGGTGTTATGGCTGTGGGCTATAGTTTTGGAACTATTATTTTGAAAGCACCGGAAGAAAGAAATAAAATTCTTTTTCGGCTTGGATTATCTATAACAATCACCTTTTTAATTGTAAGGGGAATTAATATTTACGGCGATCCGCGACCGTGGACTTTTCAAAAGAATTTTCTTTTCACAATAATGTCATTCTTGAATTGTGAAAAATATCCGCCCTCTCTTTCCTATTTATTGATGACGCTCGGCCCGGCAATTATTTCTCTTGTAGTTTTGGATAGAATTAAAGAGGGACTGAAAAAAATATTTTTGGTATTTGGAAGAACACCGCTTCTATTTTATTTGGTGCATGTTCCCGTGATTCATTTAGCTGCCGTAATCCTTGCGCTGATTCAAAATAGGAACATCGGTTTCATGTTTGATAATTCCGACTTCAGTGTTTGGCCTAATAATTACGGATTACCATTACCGGGTGTTTATATAATCTGGTTGTTGGTTGTTGTTGGAATGTACCCGTTATGCAAATGGTATGCTGATCTGAAGGGGAGAAGTAAAAATAAATGGTTGAGTTATTTGTGA